From a region of the Arvicanthis niloticus isolate mArvNil1 chromosome 6, mArvNil1.pat.X, whole genome shotgun sequence genome:
- the Tmem250 gene encoding transmembrane protein 250, translated as MPVMPIPRRVRSFHGPHTTCLHAACGPVRTSHLARTKYNNFDVYVKTRWLYGFIRFLLYFSCSLFTAALWGALAALFCLQYLGVRVLLRFQLKLSVLLLLLGRRRVDFRLMNELLIYGIHVTMLLVGGLGWCFMVFVDM; from the coding sequence ATGCCGGTCATGCCCATCCCGCGGCGGGTGCGCTCCTTCCACGGCCCGCACACCACCTGCCTGCACGCAGCCTGTGGACCAGTGAGAACCTCTCACCTGGCTCGCACCAAGTACAACAACTTCGATGTGTATGTCAAGACCCGTTGGCTCTACGGCTTTATCCGCTTCCTGCTCTACTTCAGTTGCAGCCTGTTCACAGCGGCCCTGTGGGGCGCGCTGGCCGCGCTCTTCTGCCTGCAGTACCTGGGTGTGCGGGTGCTGCTGCGCTTCCAGCTCAAGCTgtcagtgctgctgctgctgctggggcgCAGGCGCGTGGACTTCCGCCTCATGAACGAGCTGCTCATCTACGGCATCCACGTGACCATGCTGCTGGTCGGGGGGCTGGGCTGGTGCTTCATGGTTTTTGTGGACATGTGA